The genomic region TTGCTTTCCTACTCGCTTCCTCTATCATTCGCTGTAATTTCATCCTTGATACTTGGATCATTGGCTCTTCTTCTCTCCTTGGTCTTCCATTTCTAATTCTTGTTCTCAGTTTTCCAAAGACGGCACCAAAATGATGTAGGTAGCACAAAATGCGGATCGGGTCGCAGAAATGGATCCCAAGGTCGGGTCGCTAGATCCTTCTTTCGAGCTACCTGTTAGTGAATTCTGATAACAAAGCAAACGTAAGACTAGCCGAGTAGCCCTCGGCGATGGCCCTTCGATGCCTAAGTTAGAAATGTGGGGtcgaaaaatatgaaagtcgAAAGCACAGTGAGGTCGAAGGAGACCAGAAAATGGCGGCAAACAGTAATAAAATGTGTCTctgaataatcataaatgaagCTATTTATAGCCGTATGGTACCGTCTAGGTGAGTGATACGTGGCTCCATTGGGATGCTGCCACATCACCTGATCCAAGGCAGCCACTAGAGTTAACTTTCAACCTGGTCAAGATGGATCAAACTTTGTCAAATACACATATAAAATTGCCTTAAAAGGCAGgggtattttgataattaaataatcttcCTCATCAGTAGGgtatatgaatttttacacaaattgaAATAGTACCCAGATTGACCCTACTCTACTCCAATCCGACCCTGACCTAGATAAGGATCATTGATACCATACAATTCAAAAACCACATCAAGAGTATACAATCAGCCAAACGTATAAGAATCCAATACAAATATCAAACATGCTTCTTCATTTATTACATCCTTAAATCTTGAGGATGACCTATTCAGTCCTCTTGAAACCACTACTGACTTAATCATCAAGGTTTTTACGTAATccaatgtaattttatattatgctCGACGTTCGTTCTTATCAAAGTACCTCGTACACTGGTTTATGGTATACTTTAGTTTCATAATCtctgttttaatttctttcttgattcatGTTCTTGGATATACATCGAAATAACATTACTAGTCCCTTCTGCAACTTGACCAATATTCTGTCACAAGcttggaaaagaaagaagtagtCTCCATAAGCTTTGAAGGTTCATCATACTCCACCAACTTCCCTGCAGGATAAAGGAAGACAAAGAGCAAAGGAATGatcaattttagttgtttcttGTGCAACGAAAAATGAAACGAAAAATGGAGGGTGTATGTACCGTAGGAGAGGACCATGACCATGTCGCTGTCTATAACAGTTGGAACTCTGTGGGCCACTGTTATTACTGTACAATTAGCAAATTCCTCTCTGATTATTCTCTGTAGGATGGCATCCGTGGCTGAGTCGATTGAGGCTGTTGCTTCGTCAAGAACTAGGATCCTGTTCCTCTTCAGAAGGACTCTACCGAGGCAAAAGAGCTGTCGTTGCCCCAGGCTCCAGTTCTCGCCTTCATCGCTCACTGCTTGCATGAATTTTCAACAGAAAATGATCCCACTTAATCTAAATGCAAGAATTCAATGTGATTCTTTGCAATGAAGTTAGAGTTACCTGAAGAGTCCAGCAAGTTCGGGAGTTTAGTGATAGTAGACTTCAGCTGGCATTTCTCTAAGGcctgaaaatcaagaaactcaCTATCTTAAGCTTTTTTAAAGTTAGAAGTTTCTGTGCAGTACTATATGTAGTAAATTTAAGTACCTTCCATATCTCATCATCAGAGTAAAGACCTAGTGGATCCAAGTTAGTCCGAATGCTACCCCTGAAAAGAGTCGGCTCTTGAGGAATGATGCTGAGTTTCAGCCTTAAATCCTTGAGACCTATGGAGCAAATATCAACTCCATCTATCACAATTTGCCCGCTGTAAGGCTCAACTAGACGGAACAAAGCACTGATTAGTGTCGTCTTCCCACTTCCGGTCCTCCCCACCACTCCCACTCTAGTCCCTTCTGTGAAAGTGCATGTGATCCCTTTCAGCACTATCGGTGCATTAGGACGATAACGTATCTAAAGGTCatccaaaaaaatgaaaatggaattTAACTTGTTAATTGTCGATCAATGATAGCATTTGGCTCCAGTTTTGAATACTCCATCTGCATTTTCATGAAGCTGAGTTTACCATTACATGAAAAAGCTCAATTACTCACCTTTAGGTCCAGCAACTCTATTCTCCCATTTGGAGGCCATGAAGTTGGTGGCCTCTTGTCTTCTATTATTGCTGGAGGCTCCGCTGGTATATCCATGTATTGTTTGATCCGTTCCACCGATACGATGTAATTAGCTAAGTTACTATACCATCTAGATAAAAAAACCTGAGTGCCGGTTAGAGCAAATGCATAAGAAAGTGAGAGTCCCACGAGCCCtgtaacaacaaaaaataacaccaaaattttgaatgcaaCAGAGAGATATTGAACTGTTTGATTTATCAGTACTAACATACCTGGAGGAATGTAACCCTTGGGAGTTAAAACTAGAAAGATGGCAGCAGTGAAAAGGGTGAGATTTTGAAGCGCTTCGGTTCTCAAAACAAGCCATTCCATTGTGGCGTTTGATGAAAGGAAAACTTTTGCATCCATATCGACCAGTTTTAGGTAGTCTGATGAAAATCTATCGACCATTCTAAATGCTCGTATTGTGGCAACTCCTAGTGCTGTCTCAGATGCGTAGTTCATAACAGGAGCTTTTGTAGTGCCATTGATTCTCATCAGCTCACCAGCAGATTTTTGATAGTACCCCTACATTAGACAAAGGGAAGTTCAGAAAAGCAGATCAGAGTAATAATGATCTTCattataactaaatatttgaGGTCTCAAACGTCACCTGAACGTATTTTGAAGATACCATAGCGAATATGCCAACAAAGAAAACTTGCCATGTGATGGAAGCCATAATGCCAATTGTTGCTAGCATCTCCATTACGGGAGCCAGTACAAATACGAACGCCATGGGAAGATTAAAATCTAGCACACTTAGATCTGATGAAGCCTGGATGAGATCAAACAGAAGACCTGTTACAACCACTTGTTGAAACTTTATGTCCCAAAGGTGAAGGTATGAATGTATCTTACACGCGTTAGTATCCTCCCGACAGGGGTGGAGTCGAAGAAGAGCATAGGAGCATTGAAGATTGAGTTGGTGAAACCAGAGAAAAAGGTTGTTGATGCTTTTATTCCTAAAAGAACTGCAAAAAGTGCTTTCAAATATACGAAAACTGCACTAAGTAATGAGATTAAAGTGTAAATTCCGATAACAAAGATGCTGCTCATTTTGGAATTCTGAATGGAAAATGCTAGCCAGAAGCTTGCAGCTGCTTGAAAAGCAACAAAACCAAGCTGAGCTATTGTGGTGGAGCAAAAATAGGCCCATCcctttgaaatgaaaatgtaatCCAAGAAAGATTTCCAGCCCACATCTCCTACTTCCTTCTCTTCCTCCTTCGTCAACTGTATCCCTTTGTTCTCTCGAATTTCCCCATCTATTTCTTCCTTACCATAATACTTATTATCCTGCTTTAGCTGATCGACATGTTGTGCTGGATGTTCGTTTTGATTTGAACCAGATGAAGCATCGAATGACTCTATGGTGCTTTTATGAGCAGAAACAAGTTGTTCAAATGTCGTTCCAGCAACCAAAAGTTCCTCGTAGTTTCCTGATTGAGTAACTTGTCCTCCTTCTACAACCTAAGATATATTAACAAACCTCGTTTATCATATTACGAAGATTACAAGTACATGTTTCAAGACAAGCAGTAACCTCTTCTGAAAATTCATTACCAGAATGTTATCGACATTACTGAGGAACTCCACTTGATGAGTCACAAGAATTACCGTCTTCTTTGCTAGAGTTGTCATGACACAGTCCTGCAATAATACAATTCAAATCAATCAGAAAAACATCTAGCACAATAATAGCGTGTATTGACTAAGAATGCTCTAATTATTACGTTGAATAGAGTTGCTGCTGTATGTGCATCTACTGCACTGAAAGGGTCGTCAAGAAGATAAATATCAGCATCGTTGTAAACAGCTCGTGCAAGCTGAATTCTCTGTTTTTGCCCTCCACTCATGTTAAGCCCTCTCTGGCCTATCTCAGTGAGATCGCCATAATCAAAACTCTCAATATCTTTGTCTAGAGCACAAACTCTAATGGCTTCTTCGTATTTGTTCTTCTCCATAGGTTTTCCAAAGAGTATGTTGTCACGAACAGTCCCACTCTGAATCCAAGAAGCTTGAGAAACATAAGCCACTGATCCGAGAACACTCACCTGCAAACCAACAAAGACCTACTAAAATCAATGTCAAGAATTTCATACATACGTGTAAAAATCGTTGTTGTTGCATGACTTACAGTTCctgatttttttggtaattcgTCAATGATTGCATACAAAAGTGACGACTTCCCAGAACCAACCGGCCCGCAAACAGCAATCTTCTGTCCTGGCCTTACTTCCAACGAGACACCGCTCAGGGTTGGAGTAGACGTGTTTGCATCCCAACTGAAACAACCACCTTGTATATGAATGATGGGGCCTGAATCTCCTGTAGGAGATGTTTGCAGATCTTTTTGCTTGATTTCATCCTCAAGCATAAATGAGTTAATCCTATCAAAGGAAACCTTAACCTGAATCAAAGTGGAGAGAGCTTCAGGCAAGAACATGACAGGCTGAGACATGCTCCTTAATGCAGCCAAGACTGTAAAAACAGTGCCAGCATCCAATGGAGCACTCCTGAAGAGCACACATCCGAAGAAAATGACGGAAGGAACAATTGTTGGAGACATCCAATACAAAACTGTGTTAAATGCTTTCATGTACTGAGTTTTGGACAACCATTTAAATTCGCTCTTTCGAAAGGACTCGATCAAGCTCTTGAAATTCGATTCCCACGACTGCAACTTGATTATTTTCATGTTGTTAAGAATCTCGGACAACGACCGCAGTCGCTTGTCTTGAGCGATCATGAATTCAGTTTGATACTTTTGAATTAGTTTAGCAAACGGCACGTTGAGGAGACCACAGATAACGAATGGTACTAGGCCGGGAAGCACGCCAAGGCCCACGACTCCAGAAAGAACAGCTATAGCCAAAAAAATCTGAACGACTGAAGCCCACCCGACATGCAACCACATTGGAAATTCTCCCATTCGATAAGCATCGACTGCAATATAATTCACAATCTCCCCAATTGAGTGCCTTCGTCTCCCACCGCTCGAGAGCTTGAGCTGCTTCTGGTAAACAGCTACCATCAGAGCTGATCTCATCCTCATTCCAATTCTTCTGgagtaaaaatagaaatgccgATAGGACAAAGACTCGACGACCTTCAAAAACACCAAACACCCCACCAAGGAAACACCCTGTTTCAGATTTTTCATCTCAAGATTTGAATATCTAACAAAAGCATAAAGCAATAGTGGACTAGCCACAACAGTAATCGTCCTAAAAAATGCTAAACTTCCAGCCAACACCAAACTCCTCCAGTGAACCTTTGCAATAGCCCAAAATACGAAATTCTTGGAACTGTTTatgcctttttctttctcaagaACGCACCACACGTCGTTAAACTTGTCATAGGCCATAAGGGCCCCATCTTCTAATCCCAGATAAGGAATGTCATCAAGACTTAAAGGCTTAGTGTTTCCTAAACGAAGCAATGGATTTATCcaagaaaatgacaatttaCTCAGAAACGAAGCTTGGCTTAAACCGACATATTCCTCCTCAGACTCCTCAGCAAGCAAAGGTTCCAAGAAGCAATTGTCCAAGGCTGGTCGAGATACAATCTGATATAGATCCCTCAAACCGCAAACGAAAAGCAACAAATTTGCAAGCCAAGGAGCAAGCTCTAGAATCTGTATGCGGTGCAATTCAACCAACTCTACTACATTTAACGCAGAAACCAACAGAAAAAACACAATCCACCAAACAGATTTCAGAAGAGCAATCCCTTTAGATCCTCGTACGAGCACAGAAATACTCAATGTAATCCATATTAGCCCCCTAGCAAAGAACACTAGCCACTTCAAATGACTTAATTCCTTGCGTTTAACTACCAAAGCATACACAACAATCCCAAAATACTCTAAGCTCACAAGAGCACAACTACCTGAAACAGCTACCTTAAACCAATCCCTTCTGCTCTCTCTTGAACAACTTATCCTTTTTACAATCAAAACCACATAGAAAACAACAGCCACGAATACGTTCAAGCAATCAAGAACGGTCCTAAAATCGCCCGACCATCCCATTTCAAGAATCCCTCCATGCAGCACAGAAATTTTCCCTGTTTCACAACAATTCAGTACAGGTACTCAATTCATGCATTTTCAAATGCAACGTACATAGCACCTAAACAACAAACTTCAGCTACTTATATTTATCCTACTCTAACCTTTATATACGTATAGATATACGCTATTGGTTGTTCACATTAATGAACTGAGATATATCAGAATCAAGttcaaagaaattaaaagaagaaaaagccATTAAAAGGAACATCCAATCAATGAAGTTCATTTATGAGAGCAAGAAAACAGCTTACCCCATGAAGAAAACAGCTTACCCCATGAACCCATCTTTTCATCAATTCTGTCCATAAGAAGTGTAGATAAcatgattatatatacttgttcttccacaaatatatatatatatatatatatatatatacacgtgtGTGTTGACAAATAACTAGTGCATGCTCTTTTCACCAAATCAATGCCTGCCACGTGAATATTTGAGCCCTTATGTATTTATAGCTTCACGTGCATGGTCTGATATTTTCGTGGAAAAGAACAAGGAgaagaaaagttgaaattgTATTGCATTATTGGTTAATGACAAAATCTACAAAGCTACATCCATGCCTGCCTTTATGGATTTGTGTGTTATTTGAATTGgtctcaaattaatttatttaagcaatactTGCATAGTCGTTTTATGATGTTCcgtctaattatatataaattttttattatttaaaaaattatatttaataatctaataattaattttattatatgttatttgaaggatttaatattttgattattgaaaggtttaatttaaaaaaataataaaataatttaagtttgaattaaaaattaatacaaataataaaaaatttatgggatcattttatttatcccAATATATATTACTCTGACACTACCTAtacttttttgtaattgtagAAAGCACCCTAAGAGCTTTTCTATtcctgaaaaattatattaaatttgactaAATCAACAGGgcattttggaattttaaacACTGACATAGgtgaattttgtaattttttaaaaaataaagataatttatataaatagataataaatGAAAGATGTAAATGTTATTACTAATGTCAAGCAAAAACAACGACACATAAATTTGTCTTTGTATGACTTAATAATGTAATGTAATGATGGTGTAGCAATCACATCGTACATGGAAAAAACTGACCGGCTCCCCCCTCGTCGAGTGGTCCCAACAAAATAGTTGGCAggtatttgtaaaaaaatatagcattttatccccctataatattgaaaatgagcacattaccatcttataaaaaaaaatgtagcaatttactctcttgtacttttttaaatgtagcaatttacctccttatacaaggaggtaaatagctccattttaaaaattataggggggtaaattgttgtatttaaaatacagggaggtatatcgctatttatttttttataagtgggtaatttgctcattttcaatatcacaagaggttgcttgcatttttttccttttttgtaattataaaaacaccCTAAGAGCTTTTCtgttcttaaaaaattatattaaatttgatcaaactaacaggatattttgaaattttaaaggCTGATAGGGGtgaattctttaatttttaaaaaataaaaataatttgtataaaaagacaataaatgaaatatttatacataattatctCTCATTATTAATGTCAGCAAAAACAACGTCACATGAGTTTGTCTCTGTACGACTTAATAATGTGATGTAATGTTTGTGTAGCAATCACATCGTACATGAACAAAACTGACCGGCTTCCCCAGGCTTCTATTTTTAGTAgctatagaatttaataatcatTACGTCAGTTATAATTACGATGAGAGCAAAGAAATCTAAActgataatgataatttgataACTTGTAATAGAAATATTGGTCGTTAGATTCGTCGAGCAGTCCCAAAAAAAATGCTCAAACGTCTAAGTCGGTTGGAGGGAGATAGAATGAAAATCGAAGAATACTTGCACGAAAGTAATAATGAGGCATCGTTGCGAGGTCGaaaatgtatgtatttttatggGTCTATGTGACGTGATCTAGAGCATATgttgcttaaatttattttttttgctttattttcttttgaaatatgaaaaaaaaaatagatgcatTAGATTACAACTTGAAAAACACCATAAAATGACAGAAAAGTAgtaattttttccactttaaatgaaatatcCATTAAGTCAGCGGAAGGACGACCAAAAAAGTGCCAAAAAAGATTAAAGTTTGAGAATCAAAATTGCAACattaaattgtttgaaaactaaaattatattagtaattatatttgatgacCAAAAACGATGAACTCTTGTCTTAATGTCTCCTAATCCCATCATTTAATGCTTGAAAAATCACAATGTCTCCTAATCCCGCCGTTGAATGCTTGtcaatttcaaatacttttcaaCAGCTCAAGAAGCGTGCTTTCTTGGTTGAGTTCATATCGAGAAAATGCTCAAGTTGTCGTCGTCGTCGTTTTATCTCTAGTTATTTACTGTAATCTGCACCAGCTAGTAGTGGTTGGTATTCTTACCCCCAAAAAAGTAGGGATGGCAACAGAGTGGGTTTAGATTGGATTCAAATCTAAATTTGGGATCGATCGGATTGAACTCGATAGacctaataaattcaattaatatttttaatatattataaatatgtatatccttttaaaataatattatcattaataatataagtatgatataataatattatcattaataatatataagtatgagataataatattattaatatcctttttgctaatttatatGTACGTATTTTAGacattgaattattaaaattttaaaatgtgttacttatataaacataaaatatttatgaacaatttatttcataatttaaatttataaaatattaagtttatgtattatatatatgtataaaaaaattatacatatattaatatattttatataagaatatattcaaaatccaaatcattaaaatttgataccAGCTCGATAcccatttaatatttcaaaacacatTCCACTCAAAACAGGTTCAGATCCGAGTCTAACCCAAACTCATTGCTATCCCTAAATTGGTGTCCCTAAAAAACGAGTAGCACtcagaatattttataagatgtttgaaaatttataagttcaaaaaagatatttggctaatttttttaaaaagagcttataagatctcaaaataaaatattttaaattttataaactatttaaaaaaaaatcactttcctaactttttttttttgtaagatcttataagttgtataaaattaatatgtcaaaagattaaaatatcctcctttgctatttaatttttctaatatctgaaaaagagaaaatattttattatttaataataaattattgtagttaaataaaaataatattgatactGATACTAtgtttactaaaaaatataaaatccaaGACACTATAAATCCAacactatattttaatataaaacacaattttattaactaattaaaatatgaaatggaTCTGTTAGCCTATTTAATCTTCATACGGGCCTACTTTAATGGATTAACCATCAAATTCATATTTGAGGCCCAATAGAGTACTGCAAAACAGACAACTCTTAGGGCCCAATTAGTGAAAACTTTTTCCAATGAATAAAACATGCAGTAGATCACGTGTGGAGGCCCACTGGATAAGGATTGAACGATTTGTGATCATTTGACAACTGACGATCGCAATCGTGTACGTGCGTACAAAACTAACCGGAGAGAATGCAATCATCTCTCCAACTTTTTCGGGGAAGAGAAACTGATATGATGGATGGGAGCTACAATAATACATTGATCCATACCATTTATTTccatatttgtttaaataaaaatatcttttttcagaataattacactctttttttgaaatttaatataataacacGCAATCTTCTGTAATTTATTACATGTAAcattccttatatttttttccatctaataaataagttctttcgttagttaaaattcactaaatttgctaatatcaacaaaaataaatcggataaaaaataaatatatactctcaattgacttattattattgatttattacaggttaAACTAAGctttttatgactaaattactcttatatGCCTTTGCACCTTAATGtatatgaggaggtatatcttcattaCCAAGCTCCATTGTTGATTCGAGTtataactttttgaaaaatttaaaaactcatTACGGATCATTCTTTATGAAAACTGGTCAATATAACATACTCGAAGCATATgcataacttaatatttttttataattatgtagttgaatattaatcaaaattgttaaaataaattaatcttaaatttgtgtaaatagaagatgatagaaataatttcttaaaatacataatatgatttacgaaaaaataaataagtgaagtaagggtattttggagaatttatatattgtcaatcaaagtaaaagtttgaattactaagaatataaatttatgaaaataaactgatttatattttaaatatcatatatatatatatatatatatatttgtttattttcatatagcttttatactatttattgaaAACGAGACCCCTGAAAAAACTAACTTGGTCGGCTAAAtgtttattaacaaaattaacccTTAAATGTATCTATTTATTCACGttatatgcatttatttaatcaattaactgttttaataattttttatttatgcatatttaattttgatcaaatattcattttatcattattctttatttaatttaataagaaaatataataattgagtTAGGCACACACAGAATACACATCGAATATGCATCTATAACTGGTCTTAATAATGTACATGAGTTCTTTCAATACCGAAAtaagtgaataaaaaattaaaataaaaatataatgtatttgttaagagtaaatttatattgacACTTCTTGAagttatattcaaatatacaaatattttttaatttttgcaaaattataaatacatcatttgatgttatagttgtaattacaagtgTATCTCctatttaataacaaaaatttacacaaataatCCTTGAAATACGTTATACTGACACTTTCCTACTAGTTATCTATACAAACGGCTTCAAACttaagaatatttaaatttaatttcaaaagatattgatataattgaCGTCtctttaaatagaaaaaacatcGGAACATCATACCAGAGGccatgaattattattattatgattttttttactcGCTCAAATTTAAACTCAAGATCTCATATAAAAAGTGTTTGAGTTCAAATTATTGGAATGTCCCGAAAATAAACATGGGCCATGGTTTGAGGCATAAGACAGGCTTAGCTGccttaaataatgtaataattacaaaGCCCCACACAAGGCCCAatgcttttgaaatttgggATTTTTGTTTGGGTCCCCTGCCCCTACCCTTaccaccccacccccccaccccccaacaATATTCNNNNNNNNNNNNNNNNNNNNNNNNNNNNNNNNNNNNNNNNNNNNNNNNNNNNNNNNNNNNNNNNNNNNNNNNNNNNNNNNNNNNNNNNNNNNNNNNNNNNNNNNNNNNNNNNNNNNNNNNNNNNNNNNNNNNNNNNNNNNNNNNNNNNNNNNNNNNNNNNNNNNNNNNNNNNNNNNNNNNNNNNNNNNNNNNNNNNNNNNNNNNNNNNNNNNNNNNNCCCTGCCCCTACCCTtacccccccacccccccaccccccaacaCTAATCCCAatcctaatttaaatttattgatttgaaattctaGGTCTTCactcccaagaatttgttcaGCTTCGTGTTCTTGgtatgttaaatattttaaattaattaattaattccaccatGATAGTTTAATAATTGGggtcattttataattagtcTATTATTACtcaaacttcaagaaaaaCTCCTTTTATTGTATTGTATTCAGAGAATGATTATGCTGAGCTTTTCNNNNNNNNNNNNNNNNNNNNNNNNtccccccccccccccccaaaaaaaaataaaaaaataatgaattaattatgataatcaAGAATAATGTTTGTAGTAATTAGGAGGTTCTATCTCTTCCAACTTTTGCAGCTCAATAAATTCGTCTTATTCGATAACTCCCAAATTTTTGTCGCGCTTAAAGCCAAAATTACATCCTCGTGTTAATTCAAaactaaaatgatattttattaaaattataaaagagcCCCTCgatttcacaaaattatgatttcGAAGTGGGGCCCGCAACTGGGCACCGCCAGCCGGAATGGAA from Sesamum indicum cultivar Zhongzhi No. 13 linkage group LG3, S_indicum_v1.0, whole genome shotgun sequence harbors:
- the LOC105157730 gene encoding ABC transporter C family member 8-like isoform X1 → MDRIDEKMGSWGKLFSSWGKISVLHGGILEMGWSGDFRTVLDCLNVFVAVVFYVVLIVKRISCSRESRRDWFKVAVSGSCALVSLEYFGIVVYALVVKRKELSHLKWLVFFARGLIWITLSISVLVRGSKGIALLKSVWWIVFFLLVSALNVVELVELHRIQILELAPWLANLLLFVCGLRDLYQIVSRPALDNCFLEPLLAEESEEEYVGLSQASFLSKLSFSWINPLLRLGNTKPLSLDDIPYLGLEDGALMAYDKFNDVWCVLEKEKGINSSKNFVFWAIAKVHWRSLVLAGSLAFFRTITVVASPLLLYAFVRYSNLEMKNLKQGVSLVGCLVFLKVVESLSYRHFYFYSRRIGMRMRSALMVAVYQKQLKLSSGGRRRHSIGEIVNYIAVDAYRMGEFPMWLHVGWASVVQIFLAIAVLSGVVGLGVLPGLVPFVICGLLNVPFAKLIQKYQTEFMIAQDKRLRSLSEILNNMKIIKLQSWESNFKSLIESFRKSEFKWLSKTQYMKAFNTVLYWMSPTIVPSVIFFGCVLFRSAPLDAGTVFTVLAALRSMSQPVMFLPEALSTLIQVKVSFDRINSFMLEDEIKQKDLQTSPTGDSGPIIHIQGGCFSWDANTSTPTLSGVSLEVRPGQKIAVCGPVGSGKSSLLYAIIDELPKKSGTVSVLGSVAYVSQASWIQSGTVRDNILFGKPMEKNKYEEAIRVCALDKDIESFDYGDLTEIGQRGLNMSGGQKQRIQLARAVYNDADIYLLDDPFSAVDAHTAATLFNDCVMTTLAKKTVILVTHQVEFLSNVDNILVVEGGQVTQSGNYEELLVAGTTFEQLVSAHKSTIESFDASSGSNQNEHPAQHVDQLKQDNKYYGKEEIDGEIRENKGIQLTKEEEKEVGDVGWKSFLDYIFISKGWAYFCSTTIAQLGFVAFQAAASFWLAFSIQNSKMSSIFVIGIYTLISLLSAVFVYLKALFAVLLGIKASTTFFSGFTNSIFNAPMLFFDSTPVGRILTRASSDLSVLDFNLPMAFVFVLAPVMEMLATIGIMASITWQVFFVGIFAMVSSKYVQGYYQKSAGELMRINGTTKAPVMNYASETALGVATIRAFRMVDRFSSDYLKLVDMDAKVFLSSNATMEWLVLRTEALQNLTLFTAAIFLVLTPKGYIPPGLVGLSLSYAFALTGTQVFLSRWYSNLANYIVSVERIKQYMDIPAEPPAIIEDKRPPTSWPPNGRIELLDLKIRYRPNAPIVLKGITCTFTEGTRVGVVGRTGSGKTTLISALFRLVEPYSGQIVIDGVDICSIGLKDLRLKLSIIPQEPTLFRGSIRTNLDPLGLYSDDEIWKALEKCQLKSTITKLPNLLDSSVSDEGENWSLGQRQLFCLGRVLLKRNRILVLDEATASIDSATDAILQRIIREEFANCTVITVAHRVPTVIDSDMVMVLSYGKLVEYDEPSKLMETTSFFSKLVTEYWSSCRRD
- the LOC105157730 gene encoding ABC transporter C family member 8-like isoform X2, which gives rise to MGSWGKISVLHGGILEMGWSGDFRTVLDCLNVFVAVVFYVVLIVKRISCSRESRRDWFKVAVSGSCALVSLEYFGIVVYALVVKRKELSHLKWLVFFARGLIWITLSISVLVRGSKGIALLKSVWWIVFFLLVSALNVVELVELHRIQILELAPWLANLLLFVCGLRDLYQIVSRPALDNCFLEPLLAEESEEEYVGLSQASFLSKLSFSWINPLLRLGNTKPLSLDDIPYLGLEDGALMAYDKFNDVWCVLEKEKGINSSKNFVFWAIAKVHWRSLVLAGSLAFFRTITVVASPLLLYAFVRYSNLEMKNLKQGVSLVGCLVFLKVVESLSYRHFYFYSRRIGMRMRSALMVAVYQKQLKLSSGGRRRHSIGEIVNYIAVDAYRMGEFPMWLHVGWASVVQIFLAIAVLSGVVGLGVLPGLVPFVICGLLNVPFAKLIQKYQTEFMIAQDKRLRSLSEILNNMKIIKLQSWESNFKSLIESFRKSEFKWLSKTQYMKAFNTVLYWMSPTIVPSVIFFGCVLFRSAPLDAGTVFTVLAALRSMSQPVMFLPEALSTLIQVKVSFDRINSFMLEDEIKQKDLQTSPTGDSGPIIHIQGGCFSWDANTSTPTLSGVSLEVRPGQKIAVCGPVGSGKSSLLYAIIDELPKKSGTVSVLGSVAYVSQASWIQSGTVRDNILFGKPMEKNKYEEAIRVCALDKDIESFDYGDLTEIGQRGLNMSGGQKQRIQLARAVYNDADIYLLDDPFSAVDAHTAATLFNDCVMTTLAKKTVILVTHQVEFLSNVDNILVVEGGQVTQSGNYEELLVAGTTFEQLVSAHKSTIESFDASSGSNQNEHPAQHVDQLKQDNKYYGKEEIDGEIRENKGIQLTKEEEKEVGDVGWKSFLDYIFISKGWAYFCSTTIAQLGFVAFQAAASFWLAFSIQNSKMSSIFVIGIYTLISLLSAVFVYLKALFAVLLGIKASTTFFSGFTNSIFNAPMLFFDSTPVGRILTRASSDLSVLDFNLPMAFVFVLAPVMEMLATIGIMASITWQVFFVGIFAMVSSKYVQGYYQKSAGELMRINGTTKAPVMNYASETALGVATIRAFRMVDRFSSDYLKLVDMDAKVFLSSNATMEWLVLRTEALQNLTLFTAAIFLVLTPKGYIPPGLVGLSLSYAFALTGTQVFLSRWYSNLANYIVSVERIKQYMDIPAEPPAIIEDKRPPTSWPPNGRIELLDLKIRYRPNAPIVLKGITCTFTEGTRVGVVGRTGSGKTTLISALFRLVEPYSGQIVIDGVDICSIGLKDLRLKLSIIPQEPTLFRGSIRTNLDPLGLYSDDEIWKALEKCQLKSTITKLPNLLDSSVSDEGENWSLGQRQLFCLGRVLLKRNRILVLDEATASIDSATDAILQRIIREEFANCTVITVAHRVPTVIDSDMVMVLSYGKLVEYDEPSKLMETTSFFSKLVTEYWSSCRRD